From Mucilaginibacter gotjawali:
GCTTCGCTTTGTCCTTTATTTTGTTTAAGACTAACAGCTCTTTCTCACCGGTAATTTACGCTGAGATAGCCGTTTTAGCATTGTTTTTCGGGGCTAGCCAGGGCATTTTGTCGCTTTATATTCCGGCGCTGTTTCCGGCAGTAATAAGGGCGTCTGCAACAGGTTTTTGTTTTAACACAGGCCGCCTGCTTACTGCTTTAGCCGTTTTATTTGCGGGGGTATTGGTAGATGTTTTAGGCGGCTACGGCAATTCCCTGTTTATTTTTTCATTTGTTTTTTTAATGGGCCTGCTGGTTGTTGTATTTGTTAAAAACATACAGCCGGTTCAACCTGCAGAATAAACTAAAACTAACAATGATGGCGCATATCGAACTAAATAATGACTTACCCGACATACGGGGCCTGATGGCCTACAGCCCCCAAATAGCTGAAGTTTTAAACGCTTTAGCGGAAACGCTGTTGCGGAACGACGATAATACCTTAAGCCGCGGCGAACGTGAATTGATAGGTACCTATGTGTCCTATCTGAACGATTGTTTCTTTTGTCAAAACGTACATGGTGCAATGGCGGGGCATTACCTTAACTGCGACATCCAGCAGATTGATGGCATTAAGCATGATTTTAACTCAGCAGACCTGTCCGGCAAAATGAAAGCATTGCTCAGCATTGCAGGCAGTGTTCAAAAGGGCGGAAAATATGTAACGGAAGCGCAGATTGAAGAAGCAAAAATGAATGGCGCAACAGATAAGGAGATCCATGATACGGTTTTGATAGCCGCCTCGTTTTGTATGTTTAACAGGTACGTTGACGGTTTGGGTACATGGGCGCCGCAAGACAGGGAGTTTTATGTAAACAGGGCGCCTCAACGTGCTTTGGAGGGTTACCAGTCGAGTGTATATAAATGATGGTTGATTGAGTTTATCAGGTTGATTAAGTGAATAGTTAATTCAACCCGGTAAACTAATCAACCCAATAAACTTAATCTAACTCAATAACTAACAAATATGCCACATATTAACTTACCACAGGAATTTCCGGGCATCAGGAGCCTGTTTATGTTCAGGCCGGAAACTGCTGCCCCATTGAATGCGTTGGTGCAGGCGATGCTGCATAACCCGCACCCAACATTAAGCGCAGGCGAGCGGGAGCTGATAGCCACCTATGTATCGCGTTTAAATACCTGCAAATATTGCTGCAACATACATGGCGCCATCGCGCAGCACCAGTTGGGTAATAATGCCGGAATTGTACAACAAGTATTGGCAGACCCGGAAACAGCGCCCATCAGCAATAAAATGAAAGCATTGTTAAAAATTGCCGCCAAAGTACAGTCCGGCGGGAAAAACGTGCTTCCGCAGGATATTGAACTGGCCCGGAGCGAGGGGGCTACCGATATAGAGATCCATGACGCAGTTTTAATAGCCGCAGCCTTTTGCATGTATAACCGCTATGTTGACGGCCTTGCAACCTGGCAGCCCGATGACCCGGCACTGTATGATAAAATGGGAGAACAGCGCGCCCGCGAGGGCTATTTAACGCTTCCGTTTAAGGTGGTAATTAATCATTAGTCATTAGTCATTGCTTAACTGAATTTTAACATTGCAACTTTACAACGTATCAACATTACAACAAATAATCAAACCAATAAACTAAATCAACCAATATGGCACATATCAAATTATTGAACGAAGAATTACCAGGCATAGTAGGCCTGTTAAACTACCGGCCCGAAACCGCGCGGCCATTGCTTGACCTTGCGGAGACCTTATTAAGAGGAGAATCGAGTTTGACCAGTGGCGAAAGGGAAATTATAGCAGCCTCAGTTTCATACTGGAATGGCTGCCATTTTTGCCATACCTCGCATGCCGCAGCTGCTGCCGCGCACTTAAAAAGCGGTATAGGCCTGATAGACGATATTAAAGCCGGCTTGCCCACTACTCCGGTTTCCGATAAACTGAGGGCTTTGCTGCACATTGCACACCAGGTGCAGCGCAATGGTAAAAATGTTACTGAGGATGATATTGCAGCAGCCCGCGCTTTGGGTGCAACAGATATTGAATTGCATGATACCGTTTTAATAGCTGCTGCCTTTTGCATGTATAACCGCTATGTTGACGGACTGGGCACCTGGGCGCCCGGGCCTAACGAAGCCTATGCCGAAATGGGTGAAAGAATGGCACATGTTGGTTACGGCAAATATTAGTAAAACAAATTATAAATATTAAGGGGCGGACCGTTTCACCGTGTTCGCCCTGTTTCGAAATATAACGTTGTGCTTTAAGCCAACAATTATAAAGTGAAAAAATTAATTGCCATAGCACTGCTTTTAATCCACTTCTATAATATAGGGGGGCAATTACTATTTCATGAATATTTGGTGTACCAGTCTGACAAGTTATTTAATGAACAGATCAGTCAAAATCGCTACAATATTGATGACCTCACCGAAATCAGGATCCCGGCAAATATGCCCGGCATCAGCGACTGGAAAACCTATCAGAATTTAAACGGCCGCATCCAGTTTGGCAATACAGCCTATAATTATATAAAAATTAGAATGACAAGGACGGCCATTTACCTGGTTTGTATCCCCAACTACGCAACTACCCGTTTATGTGATAAAAACGTTATCAATGCTACACAAATTCCCGACATACCGGTGCCAAAAAAAGGTCATGTGCC
This genomic window contains:
- a CDS encoding carboxymuconolactone decarboxylase family protein, with amino-acid sequence MMAHIELNNDLPDIRGLMAYSPQIAEVLNALAETLLRNDDNTLSRGERELIGTYVSYLNDCFFCQNVHGAMAGHYLNCDIQQIDGIKHDFNSADLSGKMKALLSIAGSVQKGGKYVTEAQIEEAKMNGATDKEIHDTVLIAASFCMFNRYVDGLGTWAPQDREFYVNRAPQRALEGYQSSVYK
- a CDS encoding carboxymuconolactone decarboxylase family protein, which encodes MPHINLPQEFPGIRSLFMFRPETAAPLNALVQAMLHNPHPTLSAGERELIATYVSRLNTCKYCCNIHGAIAQHQLGNNAGIVQQVLADPETAPISNKMKALLKIAAKVQSGGKNVLPQDIELARSEGATDIEIHDAVLIAAAFCMYNRYVDGLATWQPDDPALYDKMGEQRAREGYLTLPFKVVINH
- a CDS encoding carboxymuconolactone decarboxylase family protein; translation: MAHIKLLNEELPGIVGLLNYRPETARPLLDLAETLLRGESSLTSGEREIIAASVSYWNGCHFCHTSHAAAAAAHLKSGIGLIDDIKAGLPTTPVSDKLRALLHIAHQVQRNGKNVTEDDIAAARALGATDIELHDTVLIAAAFCMYNRYVDGLGTWAPGPNEAYAEMGERMAHVGYGKY